The Prionailurus bengalensis isolate Pbe53 chromosome C2, Fcat_Pben_1.1_paternal_pri, whole genome shotgun sequence DNA segment ATAAGCTTGCATCAGCCTTGTTGTGGTCTCTTCAAGCTGATGATTCATACAGAACTTACTACAGACTAAATCTTTCATTCCTATTCTGCGTATATGACTTTAGTCATATATGACTTTAGCCTATGACCACTGCACTGCTGTGGAAGGAGTGCTCACGGTAAAATGAAGTGACTAGAGTATATAATTTCCAAGGACTTTTCCAGTTCTAACCACCTAGGATCAAACAATGTATTACAAAGTCCGATGCATTTAAAGGATATTGTGCCTGCAAATTCTtcatcagacttttttttcccatttgcccTTCTACATAAAGGGTTTCTGTGGTTTTGTATTTGGTGGCACAATGCTTCATTCCTATGACGGGGGCACCCTTGGGGCTTCTAGAAGATGGCTCCTTCTAATCGGAAAGATGACTCCAAGACTTGCCTTCCACTGctgtcctgcccctcccttcctacAGCCCCCCTGACACCCACAGCCCACTTCCAGGTCTCCAGGAGAGCCTACACTCACCTGTGTGTACGAACATGTGCTTGACGTAGTTCTGTTTGGCGGTGAAAGTCTTGTTGCAGAGAGTGCACTCATAAGGCTTTTTTTCGCCCTGCCCACTGGCTGTGCTGTGGCCTGCGGATGGGGCCAGGGGCTGTGGCGCTGGCAGCTGTGCAGTAAAGGTCGACAGGCCGGGCTGGGACACTGTCACAAACTGGGTCTGCTGGCCTGCCAGGGGCTGTGGCAGGCTGAAGAGGAAAGGCTTGGGGCCACTGCCCGCGGGCTGGGTAGTGAAGAGGGCCGGCAGGTAGGTGTTGCCGGCTGTGCCAATGACCTGTGTGTTGCTGGTCAAGGTCAGAGGCATCCTCAAGTTGCTGGTGAGGGTTTCTGTCTGGCGTAAGTAGAGCTGGGTACTTGGCAATGGCTGCCCAATGGACGTGTTGACCGAAGGCTGCTGCAGGACACTCTTGTCGGAGCTGTTGCTGACAGTGATGACCGTGTTGTCCATCTCTACCTCGTTGCTTCTCTCCGGGGAGGAGGCACCTGTTTCTAGCTGGTGCGGCTGCGGGCCGCCCTCGGCAGGAGCTTCCGTGGCCTGTTCGGCTTGGGCAGGTTCGGCCTGGCCATCCCGCGCTGCTCCCGGCCCGAACTGCTGCTCCACAGAGTCAGGCTCGGTGCCTATGGAGGAACTGACGCCCGAGTCGAAGCTCTCGCCCTTGGGCTCACTCTCGGTGCCCTCCGCCTGGTCGGTGTCTTCCGTGCACTCCTCGGATTCGTTGCGCTCCAGGATCTGCACCCTTTGCTGCCCATAGTAGTCGTAATCGTCCTCCATCTCCTGTTTAATGTGGATGTTGCCCACCAGGGTCTGGATGCGCACCGGCCGGGGCTGCTTGCGGCAGTGCGTGGTCTCGGGGGTGGTGGACAGGTAGCGCTCCATCTGCTGCGAGCGCTCATGGATGCGCGTGATCCAGCTGGGGTCTTCCATGTGGTGGTCACGGGGCAGGCCGAGTGCAGTCTCGTGGTGGCTGACCACCGCACCGCTGTAGAAGGAGCGCTCACCGCTGCCGTTCTGCATGGAGCATGCGTAGAGTGCCGAGTAGATCCTGTCCACGCTGTGCTGCGGGTGGCTCTGCAGGTAGCCTGACTCAGTGTCGCTGCTCTGGCCCGATGTGCCTGACTCGGGAGTGCCCCGTGGCGTGTCCTGGCCGGAGTCCTGGATCCCCGGGAACACATCGCCCACGTTCTGCGACACGATGCGCGTGCACTCATCGATGACTGTTTTGATCTGCAGGATGCTGGCGGCCGTGAGGATCTGTAGGGCTTCCGACTGCGAGACGCGCAGCACGCCGCTGTACATGAAGTCAATGAGCTTTTGCACCGACTGCACCGACACCACGGATGGGATCTCGATGTCGCTGTAGCCCAACAGCAGCTTGTCCTGGAAGAAGGGGCTGCCGGCTGCCAGCACGCAGCGGTGCGCGCGCAGCATGCTCCCGTGGATGCGCACCGTCACGTCACAGAAGTGGCCACGGTTGCGCTGCTCGTTGAGGGTCTCGAGCACGGAATTGCTGAAGTTGTGAAGGTTGATGCTGTGAATGCGCTCGGTCATCCCCTTGCAACTGATGTCACCTGCACGGTGGGTGGCAAGACAGACACAAGACAGGGCGTGTGGGTCAGGGCTAACTGACTTCATTCCTAACACCCATGTCTTAGGTGGGTAATGCCCATGGCTCCTGGAAACAGCCCCAACCCCCCACCTTGCAgacacaagcaggctctgtggcgAGTTGGACATGCTTTGCACAGCAGGCTGAGGTACGATGGCCTACGGGAACAATGCCTTTCTTCTATTTGGCCCCAACAATGCCCCAGCTATTTTGGGTACTGAATCCCTGTCAATGCCCTAGAGCTTCAGCCAGGGTTGTCGAAGTAGAGCAGCCAAATAAACAGATGGGTCATTTGCCTGCTCTTACTACAACTTCAGCAAATAAGacctgaaaaacaaatggaaaattggTTCTCATGGAACTGTCTACTTCCACTTTAGACAGGTCTAAGACGAGGTCCTTCGGGAAAGCTTacatttttcccagtttttcaaggttcttgattttattcataGACAGCAATCGTAttcattgttaaaaaataaactcccTTCCTACtcatttatatgtatttccaAACCCACACCATGTATGCAAAAACTCTTGGAAAATTCAATCCAGACTAAGACATCCACCAAACAGCTGCTGCCATGTTTTCCAGTTGAGGGACAGGTGATGGAATGCAATCTGCTGGTTGAAGGGGCGCTCACCCACTGTTTTCCGTATGTACACATTCTTCTTGTCATCTCTGACAATCTGAGAACTTTCTAACTTGGTTGTATGTGATATGGATGGTTTCCTGAATTTCCTGAAGCTTAATGTAGAAGGAGTGTTAAAAAGGTCAGAGATGGCAGCACTGACCTGGCAGACTGTAGTATACTAGGTGCTCATATTTACTGTTCAAACTGGGCACTTCTGAGAGTGCAAGGGAGCACTGTTAATAATTAGGTGAGGACAGCAGGAGTAAAGCAAGAATGGGATGTGTGATCACCCAAGCCAATAGAGTGCTGTATGTACTTGCTACAGCTCCCCGTGGGAAGGCAATCGTGTACTATGGGGAGGCTGTGGATAGCCTGACCCATTGCTTATTCCCCACGTTCTGCAGACGAGGGATAATGTCGGTAACATCTGGATCACAGattgagaaataaaatggatgGCTGTAACACTAAGTCTTAGGGCTTTCCTATTTTTCTACCTCACTTCTCAAATGGCTCCAAAGAATCCTTTTCTCTGAACCATCCTTCATTTCTATTCCCTATTCCTGCCTTCATAACTGAACAATCAGCTTGAGAGGCCAAGTGAGTAGGCTTTTACCACCCAGGTGGCTCAAGCACGGATTGTTGGCCTGTGATCCGGATCTCTGTGTCTTGTGAGAAGTAACCCCCAGAGGTAATGACCTGCAGATGGGAGGAATGCCCACCTCCTTTGGTTCTTTCTCGTCCACCTTAGGAGAGAGGACCGGTTCAGGAAAGTCTGAGCTCAACCAGCTCTACCTTGCTTCACTCGATCTCCTCCTCATGCTATTTGAGCTCAGTTGGTGTGACCACATCCTTTTACAtactcatttatttcctttgtttccatcttTATATTTTGTCAGCCTCACATATATCCAGTTAACTTAATAAATGCCTAGAGACTCTATGTTCACTTTCAGTGATATGATTTGCATTGGTTTTTACGTAAGAGAATTCCTTCTTGTTCTGGCTTCCATTTGGTCTATTATGTGCCTAAAATACTGTATTGGGctacagtttctatttttttcactgttgtaaAACAAATGGTCTTTGCCAGATTCAAGAATCATGGTGAACCCTCTATAACCATGCTAATACAAAATAGAGCCCTAGGGGAAGGCCCCAATAACCCAGGAAGAAATGTTCAGGAAATCAGTCAGCAGACCAAATTCTAAGACCTTGCTGAATCCTCCATGCACATAGAGCATGATAACgacaaagcatttattttttaaaagcttaccaCTTattaccatatcatttcactgaATCGTCACAGCAACCCCTATCACATAGGtagtattattatcctcatttttcaaatgggaaaactgaggccagagaaatcaagaaaatcacTCAAGGCCACTTAGGCAATTGGTGAAAGAGtggcatttgaacccaggtggtCTGGCCCTAGAATTCACATTCTTACCTGCTTCATTGCATTTGCATGCTTTGCCCCAAATGAAGTCTGGCCCTTAGGTGTCCATGGGTCCACTGTAAAGCCGCATGAAAAGGTTTGTCCAATGTGTCCTTCAGTTACTTCTATATCTACCCATAAATTAGCACGGTGTTCATGTTTCTAGGCCTTGGGACTTCAACATGGTTTCAGTAATCTAACTTAAAGACATCTTTAAGTTGCACTAAAATGTAGTAAGACTACACTAAAATGTAGTaaggcttttctttgttttaatatattttttaaatgtttatttttgagagggggggcagggagaggggacagaggatctcaagcgggctccgtgctgacagcagcgagatCCACAAGATCCTGGCCTGATCCGaagtcgatgctcaactgactgagccacccaggtgccccaaaatgtagagttttctacatataattttACTATCACTAaggtcttttttatttaagttaacAGTGAGCACTAAAACTGGCCGAGTCTCTGATAAAATCACCATCTCTAAGTAGGATGGATTTATTAGATAACTTTTTCCCACACAGgtgaaaatactctttttttttttgacgtttatttatttttgagacagggagagacagagcatgaacgggggagggtcagagagagagggagacacagaatctgaaacaggctccaggctctgagctgtcagcacagagcccaacgcagggctcaaactcacgcaccgcgagatcatgacctgagccgaagtcggacgcttaaccaactgagccacccaggcgccccaggtgaaAATACTCTTTAAACACACATTTGCTCATAGCACCAGCACAGACATATCACTATATTTGCCATTTATGATGCAGAGGTGTCTTCCTTCTGATTAATTCTGGAAAGAAACTCTACCACAAGTATCATAATAATATCATGTAGCATTTCACAATGGACAAAACTCTTTCACATATAATAtcttagtattttcttaaaaCCATCCTATATGTTTTCAGGACAAGTCCTATTACTAATATTTGATGTACAAATAAGTTGAGGCTATCAAAGTGTTTAAATGACTTAGCCTAGGttttacacagctagtaagaggcagGGTTAGGATTAGAACCCACACCCTTGATGTTCTTCCCACTGCATACCACTGGATCTCTGAAGAATGAAAACTGGATCGCCTAAAGATCTAAGGCCACCCTAATTCTCAAGacatagaagaaaagataaaaacactgAGAGTGATGATGAAGGTTGCTTTACAGAGGGAAATGGTCAACACCAAAAGCTGTCATCACActgcacacattcacacacacaatcTCATGAGAAAAATTCAAACTGCTTGCTTGAGTGAACTGGTCGAGTCTATCCAAACAATCAGGTAACCCTATGGAGATAATCACAAAAAACCCATTACATGGTCTGAATTATGGTTTCTGCAGTAATGTCAACCAACTTCGTTAAAGACCACAATGACAAACTCCAACCTGCACACATGTACAACCTGACCTGACGAGCCTAGTTGGATTTTTATAGACACAATTTTTAAACATCTCCCTGAGTGCACTGGTCCCACACTGCAGTAAGCAGCCATGAAAGGCTGAATGGGCTTTGCTGATACGGGTACAGATGCTATGGGGGACCCTGCCTCTCCATTCAAGCGCGCCTGGTTCCTCCCACACACAATGCTGAAGCAATTCTTTCCCAggctttcttttatatttaacacTAATACAGTGGGAAAAAGTTTCTGCCACAGCAAGGCAATGTCCAGGCTTTTGTGAAGCAGGCCTTTTCATCCAATGGGCATTAATGTATAGATTCCAACGGAATAAATCTGAAATAGTCTACTGTAGAAGATTTGTTCCCCATTGAAAACAAATCTTGATTAGATGGTTATTCAGGGACTGTATAGGAAGGAATGGTGTGAAAATGCTAACTCCATTCTTTCCTAGATTGGCACTGAATAGGCATTTGGgctattcaaaaacaaaacaaaacaaaacaaaacaaaaaaccaccaacCACCCTCTTAACTCTACAAAACCATACAACTTTCCAAAGATTATGTATATTTGGGGACGCCACCTCACCCCAAAAATACCCCACGATGGTGTGAACATAGAACTGCGGGGGTAAAATGAAGAGTTGATAAAAATGGTTCtctatgtgtttaaaaataataaccgACCTCCTTTCCACTAGAGTAAAAATATAGAGTCAGCCTGAGATGGCATTCACTAGAAACACACAAGGCATCCTACCACAGAAAGTGGTCATGTATTCTGAATGACTGTGTTCTGTGAGTGAGCACAATACGGATGGGGCTGAAGCGGGGCGAGCACCGAAGGGAAAATCGGCTTGTGGTGAAAGAGGTGATGGAGGGCCTGGCTCTGCCTTGTAGGAACCAGGCTCCTGACTGTCTCTTAAACTGCGGGTGTTCGGGGACAGGACTTAGCATGAGAATAAAAAGCTGCTTGTGCACAAGGGAAAAtgaacaagaaaggaaacagCAGGCAATACAATCTCCTTTAATTAGGTGTGAAATCCAGTCCTTTCTCAGCCCCGGATATATAAAATCAGACCAGTGCAAGGGTGAGGTGCTATAGAGGGAGATGGGAATTTGAAGTCTCTGTGATTTGGGAGGAAACACCAGCTCTCAAATTAAAACCAACATGAATTTCGGTCAAGTCAACATGTCTAAGTCAAATGGCAGGGCCGAAAAGCCCTTGAGCTTTCAATCTGGGCCAGCAGGCTCACATGAGGTAAGTGGGTCAGCTCACAAAATAGGGCTAGGGTGGCCAGGCCTCCACAGCCCAGGCTTTTATATCACACTCTTTGCCACCTTGCACCTTGATACTTTTACTGTGTTGAAGTTTCTCTTTCGTATATCAGGTGATTAGTGGTGATCGTAAGCTACCATGTGTTGGTGCTACTGACCAAGTTGGTCATACTAGGAAAGACCGATTGTTCTCCTGAGAAAACAGGGATGCATGTGGTCACTCAGGTCCCTTCCTCCCCAAATCTACATCTGTTGCCCCTGCCTGGGCCAAGACCTCGGATATTTGAGTTCACGTATGtgccggggtggggaggagctgcTGAGCCTGAGGAGGGCAGAGGTTGCTTCCTCACGGGCTTCACCATCCAAAGCAGATGGCCCAACACATTCTTTCTATCTCAGGGGCATCTTCACAATCTTTgtgagacagggaaactgaaggaCTCCGTAAAAACCTGCTTTTTGTTCCCTTTCCCACTTCTATTCTGCTAGGACCTGCATCTCTGCCCTACACATGCCTTAATGTATGTCCTCCTTTGTAAGGGACAAGGAGTTCATGATCtctttggagtcttccagcacAGCAGATAACATCTAAGGACTGACCAGGCGAGGTCATCATGTGCATATTCCAGACCACTGGCGCTAGACATCTCGACGCCAACACCCCCTGGCTCCAGGGAGTAAGTGACTTATGATGGACACCTGGACTCTGTCCTTGTTCTGACCAGTTCCTGGATGACTGAGAGGACATGTGCACCAGACCACAATCGTCAATAAAAAATCCCCAGGCCCCAAGTGAAGATGagactccctcctttcctttccgaGTCTCCCACACACTCTGTCTGTACCTGCACTCTCTTTCTaccttcaataaactctgctttcacctcctcctggctcgcgtttgatttctatcctgcacGCAGCCAGgaaccctcttggctggtcctgtgggATGGCCTCTGGGTCGTGGGACCCAGCCTGTCAACATCATTTGGAGGATGGCTGGGAGCACTGGAGAAATCACTTACCGCTGGCTCCATACACCTAGCATATCCTAGCTGTCATTGCCCCTGGATGTGGACCGTGGGAGGGTCATTAGCATATGGGAAAGAGAGCTGCACTGCCTTATGCACCCACTCCTGGGTGTAAAGGGAGTGCTTTGGTTTGTCTCCCAGTGAGAGTTGTCCTCTACCTTCCTGATTGTCTAAGCCCAAGGTACAGGAACCATTAGaggatattctctttctctctctctctctctctctttttttttttcttttttaccgtTGGTAACAAATTGTTCtcttaaagcattaaaaatttgttCAACTTTCAGAAATTagattttcaaactattttcagGAATATACCACCTATGAATGTTGGGAACAGtctgtatttactttttagtCACCACTTATTATTTTAGCTGGACAGAGATAGTCAACTTACTAATTTGCCTGAAGTGTTTACACACCATTCTACTTATGATCTCAGTACCATAGTTGGATATGTCTTTCATATTCCTTGAACTCTCATTCATACATGTAAGGAACTTTCATTCCTTCCAAAGCACAGTTTAAGTACTGAAAGGTCTTTAGGAAGTGTATGTGTGGGCTCTAGGGGTATCCACATATTATCACGAACGGGCATGTTTCTACTTTCTTAGGGATAAGGTCAATGTCTTTCATTAGAATCTCAAAGAGGTCTGTATTCCCCTCAAATTAAGACCCGTGAATCGAGAATCAAGTATCTCTCCTCAGGCTGCTCTTAACTACTTTCAGTAATCAGAGCCTCTGAAACTGATGTCGCCTTCATGACTGCATCTGAGGTAGCAGGCCGGCAGGCTGATATTTCCCATTTACTTGAGTGGATGCTATTTTATGTGATCAACGCCACAGTCTTAGCCAAAGTGACAGCACTTACCCTTCCAAAGAGaatgattcaaaaataaaaataggattgaaaaggaagagaaaaaaaagagagaacagaaatatAGATGATAAAGTACTAACACTAGCTGAGATCTGGAGGAATAGAACAGAGCTATATAGTCTGACAATTGGTGAAGCCAACTATAGGTTTTTATCAGAGCGGATCCCCTTTGAAAGTTAACACAAATCCATATAAGAACTAGGAAATATCCCTTAATGTTTTTTGGACTGTTAAAAATGAGATATTGTGGTATaaattgaacaaaaaataaatacaaacttaatatgcacttcttttttaaaaaatcttaatgtgTACTTCCAATCTAGCCAACAAGGTAGAGTTCACCTGAAAGCCCTGTAGTACTTCAAACAGacggcttttctttctttttctccctccctccctccctctcttccttccttccttccttccttccttccttcctccatccctccctccctctctccggtctctctcttcctccctccctttcttccttctgctacaCCCTTAAGTTTTCCTAAGCTTCAAGTATGGgaacaagggggaaaaactgtGAATTAGTAACTCATACACTCTGTGATCTTCAGGCCCGTTCCCAAATCTGGATTGAGTCTCCATTCTTGCCGTCCTTCCCCTCTCTTCACTCTACCAAAAAGCAAGAGCTTCATGCTTCGTCTGAAGGATAGGAAGAGACTGATACTGCCGGTGGGATTTCCAGGGCCAAAGGAAAAGTCCCACGGAAGCCTTTTGAGTTGGCTCTGGAGGctctcacagtctctctcaaagAGCCCAGGCCTTTGGCTTGCCTGATTCCACATTCAGTCTGCTGTTACCTCCAAGAAGGGACTGAGAAATGCCTGATTATGCATCTAACATTGCAAATACAACTGACTGATGGATGGAGTTGTTTTGGGGGTCACCTGAATATTCACCAATTCATGAGTGAAACATTTACGGAGAAAACCCTCTTGGAAATGGATCCATAAGGACACAGGTGATCTAAAAATCTGAAACAGTGAAAAGAAATTCATCCATAAGGACCTTTGATATTTGAAACGTATACTCATCAATCAACTTCTCCCTGACCTCAGTGCCCAGGAAAAGCTGGTTCTATGTTTATCTTTGTGGACCCTGTGAAAATCGTACCTGGAGCTCAGAATCAAAATTTAGGTCAAATTTTCAGAACTACATGGGACCTCATGGTATGCTTTTCTAAGTCAAATTTACCCCCTGGCCTCATTCTAGTGTCAATTCCTTATTTTACTTcaactctgatttcttttttatagttacATGTAAGTATATTTACCTACATATTTACTAATGTATTGAGTATTCTTTTAAGCCAACTCAAATCCCTTTAGTTATGAGGTGAGGATATAATCAAACAATCAAGAAGTAATTGAACATCAATTTTATGCAACCAATTCTAAATATAAGTTAAAACTTCAGCTTGGGGTATTATCAAGCTACATGCTTTGTGAATTTCTATACTTTGAGCATCTGATTCCAGTGGAACAAAACACTGAATGTTCAAACACCTTCTTTATTCTCTTATAGTACAGCTTGTGAAAGCTAAGTTTTAACTCTGGGAACAAAGGCATCGGACAGCTATAATTCTAGACAACATTCTGAAAGACACCTATGCCCTCATTCCAACGCTGAAATGAAATGACTTCTTCTTGAGAAGGCAGGACCTGCTGGGACTAAGGAAGAAAGTCATTGAAATCTGAGGTTGATGCCTTTAAATCCTCTTATATCATAAACCTTTTGAGACACCTTTtaggagtttgattttttttataaagctctTTCCTTACAAATTTAGCTGCTGCCCTATTGTaaccttttcttttgttcactAAATCTGGGGAACAAAAACACAGAGATGCTGCATCCGTGGGTgggatacaaaaatgaacaaagggatcTACTTACATTCACAGTTAAAGTATGCAGTTTGAACTTGGCTTTGGATAGGCCTTAAAGAAGGATCTTTATATTCAAATGTACAGTTAATAAGTTCAGCCCTTTTCTTCtgcttgaaaagaaattaaaaattttaaagtgtttatataGAAACCAGCATCTTCTTACTTACTAATCTGTTCTTCTTTTGATCTGTATATCATCCTGTacttattttaaaggaaaaacacatttttaatttgacTGAGTTCAAAGATCCAGAATAACTCCTAGGAATGGCATTCCTTTGGAAAATATCAACTGGTGTTAAAGTATAGTTaagtaagaaattaatattttgactTTGGGACAACTTTTATCTGAATTTCAATGAGTGAGAAAACAGAACCCCATAGTGTCATTTTAAAAAAGCtgttttttattcaaataatcaGAACTTCCCAATCCACAGAACTTCCTTTGGTCCTCTGTTGCTGCACTGTTTTGAAACTGCTTTTGAAGCAGATCTTCAGATTTGCTCAATGCTCAAATGTTCTCTTTGCTTACGTCTTCCGGGAAAAAATAAGTCACTTCCAATGTGACAACTGGTTTTCAAGCACAGTTCTGTGTATTGGTAGAAGGGGGCTACAGTGTTTCTCTATAGAGGGCATGGGCTTGAGCCATGATAGATTGTTTTACTGAAAAAATGAAGGCCTTCTATCTCAAAGCAACAAGGAAAAGCCAAGGAAAAaggttattactattatttttttctggattactAGAAAAGTTAGAAGCACAGAGGGGATTTGATGTTTAGGACAAGTAGTTGAAACTACCTCTCGACAGCCCAGCTAGGGCGATCCATCATGAAACCAGGCACAGAGTTTCCTTAAGAAAGAATAAGATGTAAGTCTTCTAGGATGAAGAAGATCCTAGGTAAGTGTTGTTGGAACTCAAAACCTTGGGAGACATGGATAAATAAAGGAAGTAGAAGGCATACTTCATATTATTCTAATGAGGAGTAAgatgcttcatttttat contains these protein-coding regions:
- the ZBTB20 gene encoding zinc finger and BTB domain-containing protein 20 isoform X1, whose product is MLERKKPKTAENQKASEENEITQPGGSNAKPGLPCLNFEAVLSPDPALIHSTHSLTNSHAHTGSSDCDISCKGMTERIHSINLHNFSNSVLETLNEQRNRGHFCDVTVRIHGSMLRAHRCVLAAGSPFFQDKLLLGYSDIEIPSVVSVQSVQKLIDFMYSGVLRVSQSEALQILTAASILQIKTVIDECTRIVSQNVGDVFPGIQDSGQDTPRGTPESGTSGQSSDTESGYLQSHPQHSVDRIYSALYACSMQNGSGERSFYSGAVVSHHETALGLPRDHHMEDPSWITRIHERSQQMERYLSTTPETTHCRKQPRPVRIQTLVGNIHIKQEMEDDYDYYGQQRVQILERNESEECTEDTDQAEGTESEPKGESFDSGVSSSIGTEPDSVEQQFGPGAARDGQAEPAQAEQATEAPAEGGPQPHQLETGASSPERSNEVEMDNTVITVSNSSDKSVLQQPSVNTSIGQPLPSTQLYLRQTETLTSNLRMPLTLTSNTQVIGTAGNTYLPALFTTQPAGSGPKPFLFSLPQPLAGQQTQFVTVSQPGLSTFTAQLPAPQPLAPSAGHSTASGQGEKKPYECTLCNKTFTAKQNYVKHMFVHTGEKPHQCSICWRSFSLKDYLIKHMVTHTGVRAYQCSICNKRFTQKSSLNVHMRLHRGEKSYECYICKKKFSHKTLLERHVALHSASNGTPPAGTPPGARAGPPGVVACTEGTTYVCSVCPAKFDQIEQFNDHMRMHVSDG
- the ZBTB20 gene encoding zinc finger and BTB domain-containing protein 20 isoform X2, with translation MTERIHSINLHNFSNSVLETLNEQRNRGHFCDVTVRIHGSMLRAHRCVLAAGSPFFQDKLLLGYSDIEIPSVVSVQSVQKLIDFMYSGVLRVSQSEALQILTAASILQIKTVIDECTRIVSQNVGDVFPGIQDSGQDTPRGTPESGTSGQSSDTESGYLQSHPQHSVDRIYSALYACSMQNGSGERSFYSGAVVSHHETALGLPRDHHMEDPSWITRIHERSQQMERYLSTTPETTHCRKQPRPVRIQTLVGNIHIKQEMEDDYDYYGQQRVQILERNESEECTEDTDQAEGTESEPKGESFDSGVSSSIGTEPDSVEQQFGPGAARDGQAEPAQAEQATEAPAEGGPQPHQLETGASSPERSNEVEMDNTVITVSNSSDKSVLQQPSVNTSIGQPLPSTQLYLRQTETLTSNLRMPLTLTSNTQVIGTAGNTYLPALFTTQPAGSGPKPFLFSLPQPLAGQQTQFVTVSQPGLSTFTAQLPAPQPLAPSAGHSTASGQGEKKPYECTLCNKTFTAKQNYVKHMFVHTGEKPHQCSICWRSFSLKDYLIKHMVTHTGVRAYQCSICNKRFTQKSSLNVHMRLHRGEKSYECYICKKKFSHKTLLERHVALHSASNGTPPAGTPPGARAGPPGVVACTEGTTYVCSVCPAKFDQIEQFNDHMRMHVSDG